A region of the Candidatus Methanoperedens sp. genome:
AAGTCTCATCTGGCAGTTGCTATTGGTATTGAAGCTGTTCAAGCTGGTCTTTCGGTATATTTTACCAATGCAGGAATCCTCATTGAAAGACTGAAAAAAGCAAGCAGTGAAGGGTTACTTGAAGATAAAATCAGGACTCTGGCAAAATACAAATTGCTAATAATCGATGAGATGGGGTATTTGCCTTTTGATAACGATGGTGCCAATTTCTTTTTCCAGCTTGTATCCAAACGCTATGAGAAGACTTCTACCATCTTTACTTCGAATAAATCCTATGGCGAATGGGGTGAGATATTCCATGACCAGGTCATTGCAGCAGCTTTGCTGGACAGGATATTGCATCATTGTACCACGATCAATATCAAAGGAGAAAGCTACAGACTTAAAGATCGAAAGAAACATGGGTTGACAATTCCACGAAAATGAGGCTTACTTCTTGTTAGAAAATTTGACAGTTGAGAGGAAACTTTATAATGAGGTGGGGAAATTTAAACCGGAGAAAGTGGGGAATTTTACACCGGAGATGACAGCGGCATATTAATCAATAAATCGCATGGCATAAAAAGGCACATAATCATTTTTGACAGGATTTACAGGATCGACAGGATACGATTTATATAGTTTATCCTGTAAAATCCTGTCTATCCTGTCCGAGCA
Encoded here:
- a CDS encoding AAA family ATPase — translated: MSNLAYERLHANLVKLKLSTVSTILDNYLEIAAKEGKTTMEVLDYLIDQEKHAKDASSRETRMRLAGFPAKKRLEDFNFEFQPSIDKAVISDLALLRFIYNAENVVFLGPPGVGKSHLAVAIGIEAVQAGLSVYFTNAGILIERLKKASSEGLLEDKIRTLAKYKLLIIDEMGYLPFDNDGANFFFQLVSKRYEKTSTIFTSNKSYGEWGEIFHDQVIAAALLDRILHHCTTINIKGESYRLKDRKKHGLTIPRK